ACGCCACGAATCGCAGATTTGAAAGTGAACAGGAAAGTCAATGAAATCAACGATCTACCAACACCACCTCCGCGCCAGTGCTAGCTTTTCGTACCGTCACTTATTGCACTGAAAACGAGGGGACCCCCAATCCACCGCCGACCGCGCTGCCGTGCGTGCCCAGGCCGCAGAAGCTGTTCGCACAGGCCAGATCTCCCACGGCGAAATCGGCAACGCCATGTAATGCAAGCCGATGCGGGCGTTTCGGACGCCACCGCTTGGCGCATCCACTGCGGCTGAGCGAAGGCGTCATCGGTGCACCGCATCACATTGCATCGCCCATGAACGAGCCCCCATTGCGGGGCTTTTTTCATGGGGCAAACTTTTGACGAATCCCAGCTAGGGCAACGCCGAATAAGTCCCCGCAGTGGCGCACGCCCTGATTTGGGATGGGATGCAAGGCGCAAACCACAGCGATAGCCGTAGCTATCGCGAGGATTTGCAACGCGGCAGACCGCCCAAAGCAGGGGTGCGCGGTGCGCGAGGGACTTGTTCAGCGTTGCCCTAGGTCTGTCAGGACGGCCCCATGCGGCCCGACGAACGTTCCAGCAGGGTTTCCAGCACCTCGATACGGTGCCGATGCCGGGTGGTGATGGCGTAGAAATGCTCCTGCAGCCCGGCGGAGTAGCCCACCTTGACGAGGATGCCCGTGCGCAACTCGTCCTGAACCACCACCTCGGGCAGCACGGTCAGCCAGCCGCTGTCACGGGCGATCAGGCGCAGCATGGCCATGTCATCCACCTCGGCGCGCAATCGGGGCGTCACCCCGGCCGATGCACACAGGGCTTCAAACTGCGCACGCAGTGCATGGCGGGGGCCAGGCAGCGCCACCTCCATACCCTCCAGGTCTTCAGGTATGCGCAACGAGCGCGATTGCCACACGCTGGCAGGGCCGACCAGCGAGATGGACTGGCTGCCGAGAAATTGGCAGTGCAAGGGGCGCTCGGAGTCGGAAGGCACTGACTCATTGGCCAGCACCACGTCCAGCTGGTGCTGCACCAGGCGCGAAATCAGCCCCTCCAGCAGCCCTGACTCCAGCGTCAAAACCACGGACGGGTCGGCCAGCAAGGGGCGGATCCAGTTTTCCTGGTAGTTGCGGGACAACGTTGCCACACTGCCCACGCGCAGCCGGGTCACCCCCGACGCGCTGCCCTGCAGGCGCCCCAGCATTTCCTGACCCAGTCCGAAGATGTTCTCGGCATATGCCAGTACCAGTTGCCCGGTGTCGGTCAGCAGCAGGCGGCGGCCCTCTCGCAAAAACAGCTCTTCGCCCAGGCGCTCTTCCAGCTGCCGGATCTGGGTGGACACCGCAGACTGGGACGTGTGCAGCTCTTGCGCTGCCTGGGTAAGGTGCCCCAGCTTGGCCACACGCCAAAAGTAGAACAGGTGGTTGAAGTTGAGTTGATCGAGTCTCATTGTTCTATTTTTAGTATTTTTTTGTTCTTTTCAATGTATTTTACAGAACAATAACCCCGCAGCATCATCGCCCCCAGTCTTGTTTCTGGAGGTTGAGTGATGCCATTTGTTCACGTTTTGTCCCACGCCAGCGCATGGGCACCGGGCATGCTCATGCTGGCCGCCATGGCGCTGGCACTGTGCCACAAGGGCTCGGTTGCCACGTTGTGGCGCTGGATGCTGATCCTGTCTGGTGCCGCCTTGGCAGGTTCTGTATTGGCGGCGATTGCGGCCATGGCTGGCATCGGCCGGCTGGACCACGCTGGCTGGCTCAAGGCATCGCCGATGGGCTTGTGCATGGGGGTTCTGGTGCAACTGCTGGGCACCGTCATCGCAGCGTTTTCTGCGAGGTACCTGGAGGGAGAGCCCGGCCAGCCGCGCTACATGGCAGCACTGGCGGGTGTGCTGGCTGCTGTGCACGTGCTGCTGCTGGCAGACCACTGGATCGTCCTGGCCATCGCCTGGGCTCTGGTGGGCATTGCGCTGCAACACCTGCTGTGCTTCTACCCCGACCGGGCTTTTGCCAGCCTGGCCGCCCACAAAAAACAGATGGCCGACAGGGTGGCCGACGTATTGCTGGTCGGTGCGGCGGCACTGGCCTGGCTGGAAGTCGGCAGCGGTTCTTTGTCGGCGTTGTGGGCGTACATCGCACGCGACGGCATGTCCCCGTTGCTGCACGCCAGCGCGGTGTTGCTGACCCTGGCCGTGATTTTGCGGACGGCCTTGTTGCCCGTGCATGGCTGGCTGATCCAGGTCATGGAGGCGCCCACGCCGGTGTCTGCACTGCTGCACGCAGGCGTGGTCAACCTGGGCGGGTTCGTGCTGATACGGTTCGCCCCCTTGCTGGAAAACGCCGCCGCTGCCCGCGTCGTGCTGGTCGTTTTTGGCCTCGGTACAGCCGTGCTCGCTGGCATGGTCATGCTGACGCGCATCAGCATCAAGGTCAGGCTGGCCTGGTCCACGGTGGCGCAGATGGGGTTCATGCTGCTCGAATGCGGGTTGGGCCTGTACACGCTGGCTGCGCTGCACCTCGTGGGGCACTCGCTGTACAAGGCCCATGTGTTTCTGTCGGCATCCAACGCGGTTCGGCAAGCGCGGCTGCAGGCCATGCACAGCGCAACCCCGCCCACAGCCATCAGCCTGGCGCTGGCACCCGTCGCCGCCACGGCCACCGTGCTGCTGGTGCTGAACGTGGCGGCGGAGGTGCCCTGGCCCGCCTGGTGGTCCGCCGTGCTGGGACTGGCCTGGGCACCGCTGCTCTGGTCGCCTCAGGGCCAGGCCAGCGCCAAGACTGCGGCCTGGCACAGCCTGGCCGGGCTGGTGATGGTGGCGGGCCTCACCGCAGCGGCAGTTGCCATCCACCATGTGCCACTGGGCTTGCGCGATGCTCCGGCGCACGTGCTGGGGTGGCTGGCACTGATCGGACTTTTAGGCCTTTACCTCTTTCTGGCACTGCTGCAGAGGCAGCCCCACATGCTGCGGACCTGGCGCAGGTGGAGCTATGCAGGGTTCTACATCGACGAGGCGTACACCCGGCTGGCCCTGTACATCTGGCCCACCGCCTGGACACCCCCTGCCCCGCGTGACGCGGTCCCCCATGTAGCAGGCCCCACGTTGCACAGAGCCGCCCCCTGAACCGCACTGCACCCGGAGAACCCCATGATGGAATCACTGACCGACTGCCCCACCGAGGAGCTCGCGGCGCCAGCGCCCACGCACGCTGCGCAGCACCCGGCCTCGCACAACGACATCGACACCGCCTGCGCACAAGCGTGCCAAGCCATTGCACCGGCCTGGCCCCTGGACCGTGCCATTGCAGTCAACCCGCACTGGGCGCGCATCGGCATGCCGGTGCGCCGGGTGGCAGCGCGCATGGCAGCGCTGGGCGGCATTCAGGTCTTTCCCGGGCGCGACCGGCAACTGCAAGCGTGGACGGAAGGACGCATCAGCGCCCAGGACCTTGATCAGGCGATCCGCCAGATGCCTCAGGCGCAAGCCTGCGGGTTGACTGCCGAAGACTGCGTACAGGCCTTACACAACACCCAGCCCGTAGAGCAATTGCCCCTGCTGATCGATGTGCTGGACAACGACCCCCACCGCCAAACCCGCTTGTCCTGGCGCCAGGCAATCACCCACCAGGTGAGCCAGACCTGCGCCGCCTATTTCGACCAGACACAGGCGGACTGGCAGCCCCAGCGGTCCGAGGGCCTGTATGCGTTCTGGCGCGAGACTCTGCAGCACGACCACTCCATCGGCCTGCTGATGGGCTTGCCACACCTCGCCGAGGCCTTGGAGGCTCTGCCCGCCACCCGGGAAGACGCCGAACGCTGGGTACTGCACAGGCTGCGCCTTCCCAAGGCGGTGTGGCCAGACTATCTGGAGTCGGTGCTGCTGACGGTGAATGGCTGGGCTTCGTGGTGCGCCTATCTAGGCTGGCAGGCCCACCTGAACCAGACCTCCGACCCGCACCTGCGGGAGTTGCTGGCGATCCGGCTGGCATGGGGTGCGGTTCTACTGCATTGCAAGGACGATGCCGCAGGCACCCATGCCTTCCAGGCGCTGCAACAGGCCTGGGGCCAGGCCCCCGCCTTGTTGCAACGGGCAGAGCAGGCTCTGCTGGTCGACGAAGTGTGGCAAGTAGCTCTGGAAGTCGGCTACCAGCGCCAACTGGCTCAGCGGCTGCTCGGTGCCGGCAGTGCCCCGCCCAACCAGCACGAGATCGAGGTGCAAGCCGCTTTTTGTATTGATGTGCGCAGCGAGCCACTGCGGAGGTCCCTGGAGGCCATTTGGCCCGCCGTACAGACCATCGGGTTCGCGGGATTTTTTGGCCTGCCCCTCGCCTACACACCGCTGGGCACCAGCGCTCGCACGCCCCACCTGCCGGGCCTGTTGGCACCCGCAGTAGAAGCCACTGACTGCATCGTGCCATCCACTGCGGGCGCGTTGAAGACCGATGCGACGCTACAAGAAGCAGCGATCCACGCACGCTCCAGGCGCTTTGCGCTGGCCGACCAATGGCTGTCCGCCAGCCGCTGGCCGGGTGCGGCGTTCTCGTTCGTTGAAGCGGCGGGCGTGGGCTATGCGGGCAAGCTGGGCCAATGGCTGCGGCCCTCCCGGCAAGCCAGGGCCAACGATGCACTGGAAGGCCTGCCTGCGCGCTATCGCCCCCTGTGCCGGCCCCAGCTCACGGGGCTGGACATCGGCGCCAAGGTGTCGCTGGCAGCGCGGGTGCTGCGCTCCATGGGGCTGGACGGTTATCTGGCGCCCCTGGTACTGCTGGTAGGGCATGGCAGCCAGTCGGCCAACAACGCCCATGCGGCAGCGCTGGACTGCGGCGCATGCTGCGGCCAGACCGGCGAAGTCAGTGCCCGCAGCCTGGCACAACTGCTGAACGAACCTGCCGTGCGTACGGGCCTGGCGGAACAAGGCATCGCCATTCCGGAGTCCACAACCTTCGTGGCGGCCCTGCACAACACCACAACCGATGAGATCGAGGGCTTTGACCTGGACCTGCTGCCCCCAGCCGCTCGCCAACGGTGGGACAGCCTGCAG
The genomic region above belongs to Ralstonia insidiosa and contains:
- a CDS encoding YbcC family protein, whose amino-acid sequence is MMESLTDCPTEELAAPAPTHAAQHPASHNDIDTACAQACQAIAPAWPLDRAIAVNPHWARIGMPVRRVAARMAALGGIQVFPGRDRQLQAWTEGRISAQDLDQAIRQMPQAQACGLTAEDCVQALHNTQPVEQLPLLIDVLDNDPHRQTRLSWRQAITHQVSQTCAAYFDQTQADWQPQRSEGLYAFWRETLQHDHSIGLLMGLPHLAEALEALPATREDAERWVLHRLRLPKAVWPDYLESVLLTVNGWASWCAYLGWQAHLNQTSDPHLRELLAIRLAWGAVLLHCKDDAAGTHAFQALQQAWGQAPALLQRAEQALLVDEVWQVALEVGYQRQLAQRLLGAGSAPPNQHEIEVQAAFCIDVRSEPLRRSLEAIWPAVQTIGFAGFFGLPLAYTPLGTSARTPHLPGLLAPAVEATDCIVPSTAGALKTDATLQEAAIHARSRRFALADQWLSASRWPGAAFSFVEAAGVGYAGKLGQWLRPSRQARANDALEGLPARYRPLCRPQLTGLDIGAKVSLAARVLRSMGLDGYLAPLVLLVGHGSQSANNAHAAALDCGACCGQTGEVSARSLAQLLNEPAVRTGLAEQGIAIPESTTFVAALHNTTTDEIEGFDLDLLPPAARQRWDSLQPVLHHASDQVRRERAPHLHIDPRTPHDDLLKQLRRRANDGAQTRPEWGLAGNAAFVIAPRHRTLGAALQGRSFLHDYDAQRDPDGSLLEALMTAPMLVTHWINWQYHASTCAPTRLGSGNKVLHNVVGGHIGVFEGNGGDLRIGLSQQSVHDGKRWLHEPLRLTVVIDAPRPSIDAVIHQHAVVKQLVDHGWLHLWRWEGTDLMRYDQGLWEPLHTENW
- a CDS encoding LysR family transcriptional regulator, translating into MRLDQLNFNHLFYFWRVAKLGHLTQAAQELHTSQSAVSTQIRQLEERLGEELFLREGRRLLLTDTGQLVLAYAENIFGLGQEMLGRLQGSASGVTRLRVGSVATLSRNYQENWIRPLLADPSVVLTLESGLLEGLISRLVQHQLDVVLANESVPSDSERPLHCQFLGSQSISLVGPASVWQSRSLRIPEDLEGMEVALPGPRHALRAQFEALCASAGVTPRLRAEVDDMAMLRLIARDSGWLTVLPEVVVQDELRTGILVKVGYSAGLQEHFYAITTRHRHRIEVLETLLERSSGRMGPS
- a CDS encoding NADH-quinone oxidoreductase subunit L, with protein sequence MPFVHVLSHASAWAPGMLMLAAMALALCHKGSVATLWRWMLILSGAALAGSVLAAIAAMAGIGRLDHAGWLKASPMGLCMGVLVQLLGTVIAAFSARYLEGEPGQPRYMAALAGVLAAVHVLLLADHWIVLAIAWALVGIALQHLLCFYPDRAFASLAAHKKQMADRVADVLLVGAAALAWLEVGSGSLSALWAYIARDGMSPLLHASAVLLTLAVILRTALLPVHGWLIQVMEAPTPVSALLHAGVVNLGGFVLIRFAPLLENAAAARVVLVVFGLGTAVLAGMVMLTRISIKVRLAWSTVAQMGFMLLECGLGLYTLAALHLVGHSLYKAHVFLSASNAVRQARLQAMHSATPPTAISLALAPVAATATVLLVLNVAAEVPWPAWWSAVLGLAWAPLLWSPQGQASAKTAAWHSLAGLVMVAGLTAAAVAIHHVPLGLRDAPAHVLGWLALIGLLGLYLFLALLQRQPHMLRTWRRWSYAGFYIDEAYTRLALYIWPTAWTPPAPRDAVPHVAGPTLHRAAP